From Acidimicrobiales bacterium, one genomic window encodes:
- a CDS encoding class I SAM-dependent methyltransferase, producing MRHNRSTAFEAARRERPNDVTGWSDIAADPNDPRVIAHRARTLQAAWRPGIADRVRFLSDRCRDKNVLDIGCVAHDEARLGGDDWLHGHIARAAARCVGVDILADGVAAVNAAGFDAVVHDLTAGLGPLADRGPFDVIVAGELIEHVPDLDMVFRVAAEGLSPDGELILTTPNPYAPQRVRAGQLGIVWENVDHVSYLFPSGIAELAERRGLRLAEAATVDEHTRPGGPRLQRLKRTIRGSHWRNVGFATTDDAAQTPVDSGPIGRTLRGLARPRRRFLGETFVYVVRRHVGPGPSAA from the coding sequence GTGCGCCACAACCGATCCACCGCCTTCGAGGCCGCCCGACGCGAACGACCGAACGACGTCACCGGGTGGAGCGACATCGCCGCCGATCCCAACGACCCTCGCGTCATCGCCCATCGGGCCCGCACCCTGCAGGCCGCGTGGCGGCCCGGCATCGCCGACCGAGTGCGGTTCCTCTCCGACCGCTGCCGCGACAAGAACGTGCTCGACATCGGTTGTGTCGCCCACGACGAGGCCCGTCTCGGCGGCGACGACTGGCTCCACGGCCACATCGCCCGCGCCGCGGCGCGCTGTGTCGGCGTCGACATCCTCGCCGACGGTGTCGCGGCGGTGAATGCGGCCGGGTTCGACGCCGTCGTCCACGACCTGACCGCCGGTCTCGGCCCACTCGCCGACCGTGGCCCCTTCGACGTGATCGTGGCCGGGGAGCTCATCGAACACGTACCCGATCTCGACATGGTGTTCCGGGTGGCCGCCGAGGGGCTGTCGCCCGACGGCGAACTCATCCTCACCACGCCCAATCCGTACGCGCCGCAACGCGTGCGCGCCGGCCAACTCGGCATCGTCTGGGAGAACGTCGACCACGTCAGCTACCTGTTCCCCAGCGGCATCGCCGAGCTCGCCGAGCGACGGGGCCTGCGCCTCGCCGAGGCGGCCACGGTCGACGAACACACGCGGCCCGGAGGTCCCCGCCTGCAGCGGCTGAAGCGGACCATCCGTGGCAGCCACTGGCGCAACGTCGGTTTCGCGACAACCGACGACGCGGCACAGACCCCGGTCGACTCCGGCCCGATCGGCCGAACGCTTCGCGGTCTCGCCCGTCCCCGCCGCCGTTTCCTCGGCGAGACCTTCGTCTACGTGGTCAGACGACACGTCGGGCCAGGCCCTTCCGCGGCGTAG